A section of the Candidatus Desulfarcum epimagneticum genome encodes:
- a CDS encoding conserved hypothetical protein (Evidence 4 : Unknown function but conserved in other organisms): MTKEQRMDVAVFRYGVISDFVNGPSLSRQEKRRLLQGKSEKKWRIPFSEKTRISKSGILRWIRLYEKSGCDIRSLYPKVRADKGKSRVIDDDTALGLAELRKQFPKSTVAALIEKMRKGKSEAFRRPLSPSTVYRFLNQRGLMDMTRKTPEDRRKFEAEMPNDLWQSDVMHGPKVLADGKNKKTYLIAIIDDHSRLIVHAKFYFSENLVNYMDAFQDALLKRGLPRKLYVDNGAAFRSVRLAYTAASLNIALIRARPYKPQGKGKIERWFKTVRSGFLPDFQGDTINDINSALTRWIGTQYHPKKHGATGQSPFERFTAHMECLRAAPANLKDHFRITARRRVAKDRTITLNGRLYEGPVALIGKNVELCFHPDEPDSVEIKYKSRSFGNASPVNLAVNCRVKRAKNTHADMEPAPGSSYHGGSLL, from the coding sequence ATGACCAAAGAGCAGAGAATGGATGTGGCGGTTTTTCGTTACGGTGTTATCAGTGATTTTGTAAACGGGCCAAGCCTGTCCCGTCAGGAAAAGCGGAGGCTTTTACAGGGCAAAAGCGAAAAAAAATGGCGGATACCCTTTTCTGAAAAGACCCGGATCAGCAAAAGCGGCATATTGCGATGGATTCGTCTTTACGAAAAAAGCGGCTGTGATATCCGATCATTGTATCCCAAAGTCCGCGCGGACAAGGGAAAAAGCAGGGTCATAGATGATGACACGGCGCTGGGTCTGGCTGAGCTGAGGAAACAGTTTCCCAAATCGACTGTGGCCGCTCTGATTGAAAAAATGCGCAAGGGAAAATCGGAGGCTTTCCGGCGCCCGCTTTCCCCGTCCACGGTTTACCGGTTTTTGAATCAGCGCGGGCTTATGGACATGACCCGGAAAACCCCGGAGGACAGGCGCAAGTTTGAGGCGGAGATGCCCAATGATTTATGGCAGAGCGATGTCATGCACGGACCCAAAGTTCTTGCCGACGGCAAAAATAAAAAGACTTATCTGATCGCCATCATAGACGATCATTCCAGGCTGATCGTTCACGCGAAATTTTATTTCTCAGAAAATCTGGTCAACTATATGGACGCGTTTCAGGACGCGCTTTTGAAGCGCGGCCTGCCCCGAAAACTCTATGTGGACAACGGCGCGGCGTTTCGCAGCGTCCGTCTGGCTTATACCGCCGCCTCATTAAATATCGCGCTTATTCGCGCCCGGCCGTATAAACCCCAGGGAAAGGGAAAGATCGAGCGGTGGTTTAAAACCGTGCGGTCGGGTTTTTTGCCTGACTTTCAAGGAGATACGATCAATGATATCAATTCTGCGCTGACCCGCTGGATCGGGACCCAATATCACCCAAAGAAACATGGGGCCACAGGCCAGAGTCCTTTCGAGCGCTTCACCGCCCATATGGAATGTTTAAGAGCCGCTCCCGCAAATCTGAAAGATCATTTTCGAATCACCGCAAGACGCAGGGTGGCCAAAGACCGGACCATCACCTTAAACGGCAGACTGTATGAGGGGCCTGTGGCCCTTATCGGCAAAAATGTGGAGCTTTGCTTTCATCCCGATGAGCCTGATTCGGTGGAGATTAAATATAAAAGCAGGTCTTTTGGAAACGCGTCGCCGGTCAACCTTGCCGTCAACTGCAGGGTTAAAAGAGCCAAAAACACCCATGCCGACATGGAGCCCGCCCCGGGTTCCAGTTATCATGGCGGAAGTCTTTTATAG
- a CDS encoding AAA family ATPase, translating into MDNHRVFFSLKKEPFISDLKPNEMLETHELISVQNRFDYAVGLGGIGLVTGEIGSGKSTALRYSAAMLHPSEYRCVYVVASSGSIIELYRQIISKLQIFLSTNSKALMTDMIRKEIKKQVLGKKIKPVLIIDEASLLRLEVFAELHTITQFEKDSKPWLPVILAGQSNLIDKLMYRGSGPLASRIIARSHLEGLNLDMMRKYLAHHLGLAGVETNLFDDTAARAIHQGSGGLLRKANHLARGALIAAAAQKSMTVKADHVRLASTEIF; encoded by the coding sequence ATGGATAATCACAGGGTTTTTTTCAGTTTAAAAAAAGAGCCGTTTATCTCGGATTTAAAGCCGAATGAGATGCTTGAAACCCATGAGCTGATATCGGTTCAAAATCGCTTTGACTATGCTGTGGGACTGGGAGGCATCGGTCTTGTCACCGGCGAGATCGGAAGCGGAAAATCAACGGCTTTGCGTTACAGCGCCGCCATGCTTCACCCTTCCGAATATCGCTGCGTCTACGTGGTGGCCTCATCAGGTTCCATCATTGAGCTTTACCGGCAGATCATATCAAAGCTTCAGATATTTTTGTCCACCAACTCCAAAGCCTTGATGACGGACATGATTCGTAAAGAGATCAAAAAACAGGTCCTCGGGAAAAAAATAAAGCCGGTTTTGATCATAGACGAAGCGTCATTGCTGAGGCTGGAGGTCTTTGCCGAACTGCACACCATCACCCAGTTCGAAAAAGACTCCAAACCCTGGCTGCCCGTCATATTGGCGGGGCAGTCCAACCTGATTGACAAATTGATGTATCGGGGCTCCGGCCCCCTGGCGTCAAGAATTATTGCCCGAAGTCATCTGGAAGGGCTTAACCTGGATATGATGCGAAAATACCTGGCCCACCACCTGGGACTTGCCGGAGTGGAGACAAATCTTTTTGATGACACCGCCGCAAGGGCCATACACCAGGGCTCCGGGGGTCTTTTGAGAAAGGCCAACCACCTGGCAAGGGGAGCTCTTATAGCGGCGGCGGCCCAAAAATCAATGACAGTGAAAGCGGATCACGTCAGACTGGCTTCCACTGAAATCTTTTGA
- a CDS encoding DUF86 domain-containing protein → MKDQRLVLIHIKESIEKIQQYTVDGESLFLNDPKTQDAVIRNFEIIGEAVKRLSEETRRIVSEIPWRQFAGLRDVLIHQYDGIHLSEVWLMVENDLPMLKEAVKTLLESHNIK, encoded by the coding sequence ATGAAAGACCAACGACTTGTCCTTATTCATATAAAAGAAAGTATTGAAAAAATTCAACAATACACGGTTGACGGAGAATCGTTGTTTTTAAATGATCCGAAGACACAGGATGCGGTGATTCGTAATTTTGAAATTATCGGCGAAGCGGTCAAACGTCTTTCCGAAGAAACACGCCGGATTGTTTCGGAAATACCATGGAGGCAGTTTGCGGGACTACGGGATGTTTTGATTCATCAATATGACGGCATACATCTTTCAGAAGTTTGGTTGATGGTTGAAAATGACCTGCCGATGCTGAAGGAAGCGGTCAAGACGCTTCTGGAATCTCATAATATCAAGTAA
- a CDS encoding conserved hypothetical protein (Evidence 4 : Unknown function but conserved in other organisms): MADVIRQSRNQIVRLAEKYGATNIRIFGSFARGDHNSESDADFLIDMEGSLLRRIAFKQDLEDLLGREVDVVTEKSLHWYVREKIVKEAAPL, translated from the coding sequence ATGGCGGATGTCATAAGACAGAGTCGGAATCAAATCGTGCGGCTGGCGGAAAAATACGGAGCGACAAACATACGGATTTTCGGCTCATTTGCGCGGGGAGACCATAACTCTGAAAGCGATGCGGATTTTCTGATAGACATGGAGGGAAGTCTGCTGAGAAGGATCGCGTTTAAGCAGGATTTGGAAGATCTGCTCGGCAGAGAAGTAGATGTTGTCACAGAAAAAAGCCTCCACTGGTATGTTCGCGAAAAGATTGTGAAAGAAGCGGCGCCCTTATGA
- a CDS encoding conserved hypothetical protein (Evidence 4 : Unknown function but conserved in other organisms), producing MGITGMIRFLQQSETGCGDYTKERDGLLGEPTLEQWIAEIQAGGWNEKI from the coding sequence ATGGGGATTACCGGCATGATTCGTTTTCTTCAACAGTCGGAAACCGGTTGCGGCGATTACACAAAAGAACGAGACGGGTTGCTTGGAGAACCCACCCTGGAACAATGGATCGCTGAAATTCAGGCAGGCGGATGGAATGAAAAAATTTGA
- a CDS encoding hypothetical protein (Evidence 5 : Unknown function), with the protein MTVSGKGGIRRKNQEHYKSLKSLDALHIACAEGGNADIFLSTDDKLINASKRNKRFLKIEAENPLIWLQKEI; encoded by the coding sequence TTGACCGTGTCAGGAAAAGGTGGTATAAGAAGAAAAAATCAAGAGCATTACAAGAGTCTGAAATCCCTTGATGCTTTGCATATTGCCTGCGCGGAGGGAGGGAATGCTGATATTTTTTTGTCAACAGATGACAAGCTTATAAACGCATCCAAAAGGAATAAGCGATTTTTAAAAATAGAAGCTGAAAACCCTCTGATATGGTTGCAGAAGGAAATATAA
- a CDS encoding conserved hypothetical protein (Evidence 4 : Unknown function but conserved in other organisms): MIGTDIAGILGIAVFWGMEKNMKQIREMNSWRTYSKVLGNRISIELPKNYDFQEVEALIIPRKIKTVPENRIGRKEWQDDFLSISQWDISEDDIRMKSWSIPEF, translated from the coding sequence ATGATTGGAACAGACATCGCAGGCATCCTTGGGATAGCCGTTTTTTGGGGAATGGAGAAAAATATGAAACAAATCCGTGAAATGAACAGCTGGAGGACATACAGCAAGGTTCTGGGAAATCGAATTTCAATCGAGCTGCCGAAAAATTATGACTTTCAGGAAGTTGAGGCGCTCATAATACCACGAAAAATAAAAACGGTTCCCGAGAACAGAATCGGGCGGAAAGAGTGGCAGGATGATTTTCTCAGTATTTCTCAATGGGATATTTCTGAAGATGACATCAGGATGAAATCATGGTCAATACCCGAGTTTTAA
- a CDS encoding conserved hypothetical protein (Evidence 4 : Unknown function but conserved in other organisms) has product MSSVTLFELKCGAKTEKHSKDIGKLLKWIETIPFDNEIAEIASIIYQRLKLKHKLIEFRDIFIAATAISENLCVATLNIKDFERIKDIDLIKI; this is encoded by the coding sequence ATGTCGTCTGTCACCTTATTTGAATTGAAGTGTGGCGCGAAGACAGAAAAACACTCCAAAGATATTGGGAAACTTCTGAAATGGATCGAAACAATTCCCTTTGACAATGAGATCGCTGAAATTGCTTCGATAATATATCAGCGCCTGAAATTGAAGCATAAACTGATCGAATTCAGAGACATTTTTATCGCCGCCACCGCCATTTCGGAGAATCTTTGCGTTGCGACATTGAATATAAAGGATTTTGAAAGGATAAAGGATATAGACTTAATAAAAATTTAA
- a CDS encoding Carbohydrate kinase: MKKGDKKNEKTKPLRPKFFFATPFQMSEKDLILAIDNGTLGMKALIFDLEGNLLAGEREAFSPYFSEKPGWAEQDPEVFWQALCVSCQRLWKNHAIDAGRLAAVSLTAQRGTVVNVDSDGKPLRPAMLWLDQRKTHSLKPVGGLWGMIFKTAGLKETISYLQAEAEANWIQTFEPDVWRHTHKYLLLSGYHTHRLTGEFRDSVGCQVGYVPFDYKRHEWARSWDWKWRILPIRPGMLPELVPPGETLGHITKRASEQTGIPEGLPLVAAAADKACEVIGSGALDPSTGCVSYGTTATINIVSKKYIEPIAMLPPYPSPVPGYYNVEVQVYRGYWMVDWFREEFGHPEKRESVKKNVAPEALFEKLLDKIPPGSMGLMLQPYWTPGLKSPGPEAKGAIIGFGDVHTRAHLYRSILEGLAYALREGKERIEKRSKTPISTLRVSGGGSQSDHAMRLTADVFGIPAARPHIYETSGLGAAINAAVGMEFYPDHESAIQAMTRTGRVFEPDRSHFKIYDALYRDVYKKMYKRLKPLYKKIKAITGYPA; this comes from the coding sequence TTGAAGAAAGGGGACAAAAAAAACGAAAAAACAAAACCATTGCGCCCAAAGTTTTTTTTTGCTACCCCTTTTCAAATGAGCGAAAAAGACCTGATACTGGCCATTGACAACGGCACCCTGGGCATGAAGGCGCTGATTTTCGACCTGGAGGGAAACCTTCTGGCCGGGGAGCGGGAGGCCTTTTCGCCCTATTTTTCGGAGAAACCGGGCTGGGCCGAGCAGGACCCGGAGGTGTTCTGGCAGGCGCTTTGCGTCTCCTGCCAAAGACTGTGGAAAAACCACGCCATTGATGCCGGCCGCCTGGCCGCCGTGTCCCTCACGGCCCAGAGGGGAACGGTGGTCAATGTGGATTCGGACGGAAAACCCCTAAGGCCCGCCATGCTGTGGCTGGACCAGAGGAAAACCCACAGTTTGAAACCGGTGGGGGGTCTTTGGGGAATGATATTCAAAACCGCCGGATTAAAAGAGACCATTTCCTATCTCCAGGCCGAGGCCGAGGCCAACTGGATCCAAACATTTGAGCCCGACGTGTGGAGACACACTCATAAATATCTCCTGCTTTCCGGATACCACACCCACCGTCTCACCGGGGAGTTCAGGGATTCCGTCGGCTGCCAGGTGGGCTATGTGCCCTTTGACTACAAAAGGCATGAATGGGCCAGAAGCTGGGACTGGAAATGGCGCATCCTGCCCATCCGGCCCGGAATGCTCCCGGAGCTGGTCCCCCCGGGCGAGACCCTGGGCCATATCACGAAACGCGCGTCCGAACAGACCGGGATTCCCGAGGGCCTTCCCCTGGTGGCGGCGGCGGCGGACAAGGCGTGCGAGGTCATCGGCTCCGGCGCTCTGGACCCGTCCACGGGCTGCGTGAGCTACGGCACCACCGCCACCATCAATATCGTGAGCAAAAAATACATCGAGCCCATCGCCATGCTTCCGCCCTACCCTTCCCCGGTTCCCGGCTATTACAACGTGGAGGTCCAGGTGTACCGGGGATACTGGATGGTGGACTGGTTCAGGGAGGAGTTCGGCCACCCGGAAAAACGGGAGTCGGTGAAAAAAAATGTCGCGCCGGAGGCGCTGTTTGAAAAACTTTTAGACAAAATCCCGCCGGGCTCCATGGGGCTCATGCTCCAGCCCTACTGGACCCCGGGTTTGAAATCGCCGGGGCCGGAGGCCAAGGGGGCCATCATCGGGTTCGGGGATGTCCACACCCGGGCCCATTTGTACCGGTCCATCCTGGAGGGGCTGGCGTACGCCTTGAGGGAAGGGAAGGAAAGAATTGAAAAACGGAGCAAAACGCCCATCTCCACGCTACGGGTCTCGGGCGGGGGGTCCCAGAGCGATCATGCCATGCGGCTGACGGCGGATGTGTTCGGCATCCCGGCGGCCCGCCCCCACATCTATGAGACCTCGGGGCTGGGCGCGGCCATCAACGCGGCGGTGGGCATGGAATTTTATCCCGACCACGAATCCGCCATTCAGGCCATGACCCGGACCGGACGGGTGTTTGAGCCCGACCGGTCCCACTTCAAAATTTACGACGCCCTTTACCGCGACGTGTATAAAAAAATGTACAAACGCTTAAAGCCGCTGTACAAAAAAATCAAAGCCATCACCGGCTACCCGGCTTAA
- a CDS encoding Cytoplasmic protein — translation MTEPNPASGAEIDFKIDENNLYRDESFTDMKTGAIRRLTPVKADGGDDKSRTELFIGSTQLITPDGPLPLQAMLTANNLGEALKAFPAAMKNAMNDTIEKFKEMREQQRQKGQDDSRIIVPGRG, via the coding sequence ATGACAGAACCGAACCCAGCGTCCGGCGCGGAGATTGATTTTAAAATTGACGAAAACAACCTGTACCGCGACGAATCGTTCACAGACATGAAAACCGGCGCCATTCGAAGGCTCACCCCGGTTAAGGCCGACGGCGGAGATGACAAAAGCAGGACCGAGCTTTTCATCGGCTCCACCCAGCTCATCACCCCCGATGGCCCGCTTCCCCTCCAGGCCATGCTGACGGCCAACAATCTGGGGGAGGCCCTGAAGGCGTTTCCGGCCGCCATGAAAAACGCCATGAACGACACCATTGAAAAATTTAAAGAAATGCGGGAACAACAGCGGCAAAAAGGGCAGGACGATTCGCGGATCATCGTGCCGGGCCGAGGTTAG
- a CDS encoding Acetyl-CoA acetyltransferase (Thiolase-II like), whose translation MATGIRDKVAIIGMGCTQFGERWDVGAEELMVEAFQECLQDAGIEKKEIEAAWFGTCFDEGGVGKSAIPLATTLRLPFIPVTRVENFCATGTEAFRGACYAVASGAYDICLALGVEKLKDTGFGGLPSFTGSNAGSLIWQWFPNITAPGSFAQLASAYSAKHGVPDADIKQAMAHISMKSHANGAKNPKAHLRKEVSVDTILACPIIAHPLGLYDCCGVSDGSACAIVTTPEIAKKMGKKDFVTVKALQLALSSGEEMGYDEWDGDHFMTTTACSKKAYKEAGITDPRKELSMMEVHDCFSITELVTMEDLHISERGGAVKDVLDGFFDLDGGGVPCQVDGGLKCFGHPIGASGIRMIYEMYLQLHGKAGERQLEDPRFGLTHNLGGFPMMNVCSISIVGKYGD comes from the coding sequence ATGGCGACAGGCATAAGAGACAAAGTGGCGATTATTGGAATGGGCTGCACCCAGTTTGGAGAACGCTGGGATGTGGGGGCCGAGGAACTCATGGTCGAGGCGTTCCAGGAATGCCTCCAGGACGCCGGAATCGAAAAAAAGGAGATCGAGGCGGCGTGGTTCGGCACCTGTTTCGATGAGGGGGGCGTGGGAAAAAGCGCCATTCCCCTGGCCACCACCTTAAGACTTCCCTTTATCCCGGTCACCCGGGTGGAGAATTTTTGCGCCACAGGCACCGAGGCCTTCAGGGGGGCCTGCTACGCGGTGGCTTCCGGGGCCTATGACATATGTCTGGCCCTTGGCGTTGAAAAACTCAAAGACACCGGCTTCGGGGGGCTTCCCAGCTTCACCGGGTCAAACGCGGGAAGCCTTATCTGGCAGTGGTTTCCCAACATCACGGCGCCGGGCTCGTTCGCCCAGCTCGCCAGCGCCTACAGCGCCAAACACGGGGTTCCGGACGCCGATATCAAACAGGCCATGGCCCACATCTCCATGAAGAGCCACGCCAACGGCGCGAAAAATCCCAAGGCCCATCTTCGGAAAGAGGTGTCCGTGGACACCATCCTGGCCTGCCCCATCATCGCCCACCCCCTGGGGCTGTACGACTGCTGCGGGGTCAGCGACGGGTCGGCCTGCGCCATCGTCACCACCCCTGAGATCGCCAAAAAGATGGGCAAAAAGGATTTTGTCACGGTCAAGGCCCTTCAGCTGGCCTTGAGCAGCGGCGAGGAAATGGGCTACGACGAGTGGGACGGCGACCATTTCATGACCACCACGGCGTGCAGCAAAAAGGCCTACAAAGAGGCCGGGATCACCGATCCCCGAAAAGAGCTGAGCATGATGGAGGTCCATGACTGCTTTTCCATCACCGAGCTGGTGACCATGGAGGATCTGCACATCTCCGAGCGGGGCGGCGCGGTCAAGGACGTGCTGGACGGCTTCTTCGACCTGGACGGCGGCGGAGTGCCGTGCCAGGTGGACGGGGGCCTGAAATGCTTCGGCCATCCCATCGGGGCCTCGGGCATCCGTATGATTTACGAGATGTATCTCCAGCTACATGGAAAGGCCGGGGAAAGACAGCTTGAGGACCCCCGCTTCGGCCTGACCCACAATTTGGGGGGATTTCCCATGATGAATGTGTGCAGTATCTCCATAGTGGGAAAATACGGAGACTGA
- a CDS encoding Short-chain dehydrogenase, translating into MIGITSYGAYIPRLRLDRMSIVSAMGWFAPAIMMVAQGERSMCGWDEDSVTMAVAASRDCLAGQDKGGLDAVYLASTTLPFADRQNAGILASGLNLRNDLITSDFTGSQRVGAAALISALESVKSGEKDHILVTATDKRETKAAYFYEMWFGDGAASLLTGRENVIAEYKGSYSVSYDFVDHYRAADRKFDYMWEERWARDAGYAKIVPEAVNGLFDKLGISMDDVDKLIYPCFFKGDHRKIAAKLGAGPEKLVDNLHDVCGETGAAHPFLMLASVLDEAKPGDRIIMAGYGQGCSALYFEVTEHILNLPERKGFKGTLENKKALDNYPKWLKYRDLIQTEMGIRAEAPTQTAMTVLYRKNKMILGLVGGRCSECGTRQFPKMDICVNPSCGAVGTQKDFEFADEPAKIKTFTADMLSISVDPPAMYGLIQFDNGGRFMADFTDCVQDELKVGLPVTLEFKRKGVDAERGMVNYFWKAVPVPGAAEKMRERDFDGKVAIVTGAGGGLGKVYALDLARRGAKVVVNDLGGSRDGSGEGSASPAEKVVDEIRADGGQAVANFDNVATRQGGENIVQSALDAFGRVDVLINNAGILRDKSFVKTDMETWKSVMDVHLNGACHVTRPAFKVMKEKGYGRIVMTTSGAGLYGNFGQANYSSAKLALIGLMNSLKLEGKKYDVKVNAVAPLAASRLTEDVLPPDLFEKLKPGFVSSLVLYLAGESCGETGEIFNAGMGYYNKASIVTGKGVRLGDDDAPPTPEMIRDRMDDINSLDEAKAYFDLNEALMSFMSA; encoded by the coding sequence ATGATCGGCATCACTTCATATGGGGCGTATATTCCGCGTTTGCGGCTTGACCGCATGTCCATTGTTTCCGCCATGGGATGGTTCGCGCCCGCCATCATGATGGTGGCCCAGGGCGAAAGGTCCATGTGCGGCTGGGATGAGGACTCCGTCACCATGGCCGTGGCCGCGTCCCGGGACTGCCTGGCGGGGCAGGACAAAGGCGGCCTGGACGCTGTTTACCTGGCCTCCACCACGCTTCCCTTCGCCGACCGGCAAAACGCCGGCATTCTGGCGTCGGGGCTCAATTTAAGAAACGACCTTATCACATCCGACTTCACCGGCTCCCAGAGGGTGGGGGCCGCGGCGCTGATCTCCGCTTTGGAGTCCGTCAAAAGCGGGGAAAAGGACCATATCCTGGTGACGGCCACGGACAAAAGAGAGACCAAGGCCGCCTATTTTTACGAGATGTGGTTCGGCGACGGCGCCGCCTCCCTTTTGACGGGGCGCGAAAACGTCATCGCCGAATACAAGGGCTCTTACTCCGTGTCCTACGATTTCGTGGACCATTACCGGGCCGCGGACCGCAAATTTGACTACATGTGGGAGGAAAGATGGGCCCGGGACGCGGGTTACGCCAAAATTGTCCCCGAGGCCGTCAACGGACTGTTTGACAAGCTCGGCATCTCCATGGACGATGTGGACAAGCTGATTTATCCCTGCTTTTTCAAAGGCGACCACCGAAAGATCGCGGCCAAACTGGGCGCCGGACCGGAAAAGCTCGTGGACAACCTTCACGATGTCTGCGGCGAGACCGGCGCGGCCCACCCGTTTCTCATGCTGGCCTCGGTTCTGGACGAGGCAAAACCCGGCGACCGGATCATCATGGCGGGATACGGCCAGGGATGCTCGGCCCTTTACTTTGAGGTCACGGAGCATATTTTGAATCTTCCCGAAAGAAAGGGCTTCAAAGGGACCCTGGAAAACAAAAAGGCCCTTGACAATTATCCCAAATGGCTCAAGTACCGGGACCTCATTCAGACGGAGATGGGCATCCGGGCCGAGGCGCCCACCCAGACGGCCATGACGGTTCTTTATCGGAAAAACAAGATGATCCTGGGCCTGGTGGGGGGCCGGTGCTCGGAGTGCGGGACCCGTCAGTTTCCCAAAATGGACATCTGTGTGAACCCGTCCTGCGGGGCCGTGGGAACCCAGAAAGATTTCGAGTTCGCCGACGAGCCGGCCAAAATCAAAACCTTCACCGCGGACATGCTTTCCATCTCCGTGGATCCCCCGGCCATGTACGGCCTCATCCAGTTTGACAACGGGGGCCGGTTCATGGCCGATTTCACGGATTGCGTTCAGGACGAGTTGAAGGTGGGCCTTCCCGTGACCCTGGAGTTCAAGCGAAAAGGGGTGGACGCTGAAAGGGGCATGGTGAATTATTTCTGGAAGGCCGTGCCTGTGCCCGGCGCCGCTGAGAAAATGCGGGAGCGGGATTTTGATGGAAAAGTCGCCATCGTCACCGGCGCCGGCGGGGGTCTGGGCAAGGTGTACGCCCTGGATCTGGCCCGTCGCGGCGCAAAGGTGGTGGTCAATGATCTGGGCGGGTCCAGGGACGGCTCCGGGGAGGGCTCGGCCTCTCCGGCTGAAAAAGTGGTGGACGAAATCCGCGCGGACGGCGGCCAGGCCGTGGCCAACTTCGACAACGTGGCCACTCGTCAGGGCGGGGAAAACATCGTTCAAAGCGCCCTGGACGCCTTTGGCCGCGTGGATGTTCTGATCAACAACGCCGGGATTTTACGGGACAAAAGCTTTGTCAAAACCGATATGGAAACCTGGAAATCCGTGATGGACGTTCATTTGAACGGCGCCTGTCACGTGACCCGGCCGGCCTTTAAAGTCATGAAGGAAAAGGGCTACGGCCGGATCGTCATGACCACCTCCGGGGCCGGGCTGTACGGCAATTTCGGCCAGGCCAACTACTCTTCGGCCAAACTGGCTTTGATCGGGCTGATGAATTCGCTGAAGCTGGAGGGCAAAAAATACGACGTCAAGGTCAACGCCGTGGCGCCTCTGGCCGCGTCCCGCCTCACCGAGGACGTGCTGCCCCCGGACCTGTTTGAAAAGCTCAAACCCGGGTTTGTCTCTTCCCTGGTCCTTTACCTGGCCGGGGAGTCGTGCGGGGAAACCGGGGAAATTTTTAACGCCGGAATGGGCTATTACAACAAGGCGTCCATTGTCACCGGCAAAGGCGTCCGCCTGGGGGACGACGACGCGCCTCCCACCCCGGAGATGATCCGGGACCGCATGGACGATATCAATTCCCTGGATGAAGCCAAAGCGTATTTTGATTTGAATGAGGCGCTGATGAGTTTTATGAGCGCCTGA